CCGGTGGAGGTCGTCACCCCACACGTACACCCCGTGCCGGGCCACGATCAAGGCCGGCACGTCGGCGCGGAACCCGGCCTCGAACGCGTCGCCGAGCACGCCCATGTCCTGGCTGTTCGGCACGACCGGGACCACGACCACGTCGTCCGCCCGCCTGCCGAAGCCCTTCAGCATCTCCAGGTCGCGCAGCTCGACGCCGTCGGGCCAGTGCTCGGCGGCCACCACGGGGGCCAGCGCGTGCACGTGGACCACCGCGCCCGCGCCGGACACCGCCGCGATCCGCCCGTGCAGGCCCGCTTCGGCCGACGGCACGCGCACCGGGTCGTCCGTGCGGCCGTCGGCGTCCACGACCACCACGTCGTCGGGCGTCAGCTCGCCCTTGTCCTTGCCGCTCACCGTCACCGCGAGCCGCAGCGGGTCGCGGTCCACGACCACCGACAGGTTGCCCGACGTGCCGCGCATCCAGCCCATCGCGGTGTAGCGGGCGCACTCGGCGGCCAGCGCCTCGCCCGGCGTCACAGCGCCGCCACCGTCCGGTGCGGACCGAAGTCGGCGTCGCCGTACGGCTCGCCGGGACGGCGCACGCCGACCGTCTGCCAGCCGGCCTCGGCGGCGGCGTGCAGCTCGGCGGGGACGTCGGAGTAGAACGTGATGTCGGTCGAGCCGAGCACCGAGGCGATCTTGAGGTACGACGACGCCTCGCGCTTCGGGCCCGCGTTGACGGTGTCGAAGTGGTAGGCGAACAGCGAGGTCAGGTCGCCGTCGGTGGTGTGGGCGAAGAACGCCACCTGGCCGGCCACCGAACCCGAGGAGAACACGGCGAGCTTGGTGCCGTCGGCCTCCCACGCGCGCAGGGCGGGCACGACGTCCGGGAAGAACTCGGCGACCAGGTCGCCGTCGGCGTAACCCCGCTGCCAGATCAGACCTTGCAGGGTCTTGAGCGGCGTGACCTTCCGATCGGCGTCCATCCAGCCGTGCAGCACCCGG
This genomic window from Saccharothrix sp. HUAS TT1 contains:
- the mtnC gene encoding acireductone synthase, with protein sequence MSEWVVLDIEGTLSATDQVLVTLYDYARPRLGPWIDGHADDPAVVEAVAQVRELSGVDGGTDELVRVLHGWMDADRKVTPLKTLQGLIWQRGYADGDLVAEFFPDVVPALRAWEADGTKLAVFSSGSVAGQVAFFAHTTDGDLTSLFAYHFDTVNAGPKREASSYLKIASVLGSTDITFYSDVPAELHAAAEAGWQTVGVRRPGEPYGDADFGPHRTVAAL
- the mtnB gene encoding methylthioribulose 1-phosphate dehydratase, translating into MTPGEALAAECARYTAMGWMRGTSGNLSVVVDRDPLRLAVTVSGKDKGELTPDDVVVVDADGRTDDPVRVPSAEAGLHGRIAAVSGAGAVVHVHALAPVVAAEHWPDGVELRDLEMLKGFGRRADDVVVVPVVPNSQDMGVLGDAFEAGFRADVPALIVARHGVYVWGDDLHRARHRLECLEWLLRFKVETQRR